From the genome of Triticum aestivum cultivar Chinese Spring chromosome 3B, IWGSC CS RefSeq v2.1, whole genome shotgun sequence, one region includes:
- the LOC123068730 gene encoding SH3 domain-containing protein C23A1.17, with protein sequence MRAPSRRRPCVRPHPAPFFPYNLRPRPGRTLVPTTLVSASSVVIMSSPPPIPSLPLPTATTAPLSTTTSAPPSSVPVTAAAPVAAVFSPEEVTGAIRDLATTVQGIRLYLAGPYGPPPAAPTAAAIGALLLPWQPPLPGASAALVGPLQLQPPPAMAAVVVPGHRGFRHVRRPHAAAAAAEGATAAQHRVGYDRAGGRSDPTGSVPALAVPTSTLVGRAVTAAGLYYGRGIASASHMPYGGPPFHEDPLCTPGRRHLLCCSVPPSCTLTAVMLRHRRVSPSSTSPPTTAPRTPSTGSTSVSNSSGGNARWRRTAPGSPLITFGAPHRRGIMPSSRTRAACPHGSAFASYASFASGR encoded by the coding sequence atgagGGCGCCCAGCCGCCGCCGGCCGTGTGTTCGCCCACATCCAGCTCCCTTCTTCCCCTACAACCTCCGGCCTAGACCCGGTAGAACCCTAGTTCCTACCACTTTGGTATCAGCTAGCTCGGTTGTGATCATGTCTTCGCCGCCGCCCATCCCATCCCTCCCGCTGCCCACTGCCACAACCGCCCCGCTGTCCACAACGACCAGCGCGCCTCCCTCGTCGGTGCCCGTCACCGCCgccgcgccggtcgccgccgtcttctctccggaggaggtcaccggagcaATCCGCGATCTCGCCACCACGGTCCAAGGCATCCGCCTATACCTGGCGGGCCCCTACGGGCCACCGCCGGCTGCGCCAACCGCCGCCGCCATCGGGGCCCTTCTCCTGCCATGGCAGCCGCCGCTCCCGGGGGCCTCCGCGGCGCTGGTCGGGCCGCTGCAGCTGCAGCCACCCCCAGCTATGGCCGCCGTGGTCGTCCCCGGCCACCGCGGTTTCCGCCATGTCCGGCGCCCCCATGCAGCCGCAGCTGCAGCTGAAGGCGCCACCGCGGCCCAGCACCGGGTCGGCTACGACCGCGCCGGCGGGCGTTCCGATCCAACAGGTTCGGTTCCCGCCCTCGCCGTCCCAACTTCCACCCTGGTTGGCCGGGCCGTCACCGCCGCCGGTCTATACTATGGTCGGGGAATAGCCAGCGCCTCCCATATGCCGTACGGCGGGCCACCGTTTCACGAGGACCCCCTGTGCACACCGGGTCGGCGCCATCTTCTTTGCTGCTCCGTACCGCCGAGCTGTACGCTCACGGCGGTCATGCTCAGACACCGCCGCGTTTCGCCAAGCTCGACTTCGCCACCTACGACGGCaccgaggaccccctcaactggctcaaccagtgtgagCAATTCTTCCGGGGGCAACGCACGCTGGCGTCGGACCGCACCTGGCTCGCCTCTTATCACCTTCGGGGCGCCGCACAGACGTGGTATtatgccctcgagcaggacgagggcggcatgcccccatGGGAGCGCTTTCGCGAGCTATGCCTCCTTCGCTTCGGGCCGCTAA